The DNA region ATGAAGGTGATGTAGTTTGGCACAACAACGAGATGCGtaaaaagaaaaaaggaaggccaaacaatacacgtatcaggacagaaatggattccatagataaaatgataagattatgtagtatctgtcgtcaaccaggacacaacaagaacaactgtcccaatcgagaagcatcatctgggtcttaagctttttgtaacattgtatttctgtaaccttcaatcattatatatcattaactttttgttacaacgaggttcacaacaaacatcagtacaaaataagctatctgaaaacagaaatatttctaactaattacaacaatcaaattgatgtcatcttgaccgaacatcatttccctagcatccttatcagtcttcattcgcacccaaccaaagatactgtcaagtctctcaatacttctaatttcTCCCCCTTCTtgtattttcccatctaaccaacgaatcaactccctcttcagttgatcgaacgtagtgatgttccagaacaaTATTAGCATCtaggtttgtctctcgcataaatcaccttttcgtatcggcgacgaacaccaaacatgattgccaaatgattaaatgagatgttgaacaatgactcacacaacacatctatttataacaaaaaaaattgtattttacaatgaggcgtcaatccaattgacgcctcctctcAAGCTATACACAGGGACGTCAATCCAATTGGATAGGGCACCTGccctagtcaatccaattggcgtctgcattcaatttttaagaggagtcacCAATTGAATTGACGTCTACTTCTAAAAGTGGAATAgtttggatttttttttgaaataaaagatattttgagaatttccttaaaaaagtggattatttttgtaaaaaattctaTCATTGCCCTCCTAGGATTAAAGTTGTACAAACAAAAAATGCTTGATTAGAAGATTAAAGTAGGTGAATAAGAAATAATAGATTTCAACGAAGAAAATCGATAACAAACTGAAGAACGAAAACCTCGACTAAAACTATTTATAGGATGAGGTCACCAAAAATTACGGGTTGCAATTAGGTGGAATAACACAAGATTACTATTGTGGTATTTGATTCAGTAGGGCATAATGAAAATTTTCCTATTAGCAAGCATATATATTTTCTCTATTTTACGACGCAAcaattacattgtttacacaatTATTGCTACTTTATTTGCTACTTTATGTTATGTTGCATCATATCTCAACTCAATTTAACAAATAATATAATGCAAGAAACTTTTTTTTACACCTATTTTTTTTAATTCGTTACTCCCTTCATTTTATTTTAAAGGTTATTTTCTTgaaataaatttatttatttttaattgtcATTTGTAAAATTTAAGATAGTATTGATCATATTTttgtcaaaaatatttttaagtaattattatagaaataaaataaaataaatgtaataaataattaaagatattatagataaaagaaaaattattatttgaaaaataacaataatgattagTTTTCCTATACGTgtaaaaaaaactaaaaaataacACTAAGAACATATAGAATATTTGAGTATGACAAAACATGTAATACAAGTTACTCCCTCCTTCTCAAAATAAATGATTCATTTAAAATAAAATAGTGTTCTAAAATGAATGACCCATTTTAATTTTTAATACACTTTTTTCTAATTCCACAATCTAATTAATATCACTTTTATCATTCTCAATGTTTAACAAGaacattttttttttaatttatgaaaTGGTCAACTAAATTATTCCTTATAAGACAGAGGGAGTAAGTTGAATCTTTTATATATCTAAGTgaaaaataatcaaataaaaaaCAATTGAATACAAGAGATAAACAAATTTTTCTCAAACGTTTATGTAACTCGTAAGAGTGTTAAAACCCATCAAAATATATAAAACTTAACAATTTTATGCTTTGCTTGTGTTCCATAAAAGTGTCACTAACTAAAACATACTACTAGTATATGCTAATGGAGGCATGAAAGAAGTAAATGCAAATATATGGACATCGAAAACATAAATAacctaaaataaaataaacatgTGAAAGGAATGAGACATCCTATACGTATATGTTTAGTTTAGCTTTTAAAAGATACAAAAATAATTCCACAAATATAGAATTGATTTTAGAATAATTGTAAGGTGTTTAATTCTTGTAAAAAACAATtgattatatttttaaaattaattctacttaaaaataaaatttataattttttaaatttaaatatgaTTTTTATGATCTTTTCAACTTTATTTTATATGAAATCAtcaaaatataaattattttCATGTTTTTCAATCGTAatcaattttaaataattaatcgactcaaaatcaattttttaaatcCAAAATCAGACATAAACTAAATATGATATCATAAATAgaatataaaataataaaaattggaCAGAATGATTATAAATTACCAATATGCAACATGAGAGCATCTTGGCTTTTGTGAACATGGGTGGAATAGAATCTGTTGACCATGTTGCTGACGCAATATGCCGTCACCCAAAGTAGCTGGTGACGCAAGAGCATAACTGCCGTTGACGTCAGAGTCGTCTACCCTTTGTTTTTATATTTCCACCATTGCCCTTTCCTCTCTTCTCCCTCTCCTTCTTCTCACTGTTTCCCCattctctctctctttctctctcatCGCCATGTACCAAGCAATTCCTTATAGAGCATGTGTCTCCACAGTCACACGTGACCTTCCAATCACCGGAGGAATCCACGAAACCAGCGTAATCACAATGGTTTCAGAGAACGCAGTTATTATCATCGGTACACGTGGCTGTTGTCTCTGCCACGTCGTCAAAAGATTGTTACAAGGTCTCGGAGTCAACCCTCCTGTCTACGAGGTTGATCAAGACCGTGAAACCGCCGTCGTTGCCCAGCTGTCAACACACGCTTCCGCCACCGAAACGGTTCAGTTTCCGGCGGTGTTTGTTGGTGGGAAGCTGCTTGGAGGGCTGGAAAGAGTCATGGCTAGTCATATTTCAGGTGAATTGGTTCCGATATTAAAAGATGCTGGTGCTCTGTGGCTTTGACATGGTTTATAATTTTTCTTACTAATTTTGCTgtttttgtttattattattattattattattattattataaatttCTTTTTTACGCATTTTTTGCTTGAGGATTGGAAAGAGATAGTACTATCTTTGTTCTTTGTGTTAAACATAAAATTTGTATATCATGTTTCAATTAGTTTATGGTGAGGACAAGTTCTTACATGATGGGATCGAAACAGTATTTTACAAATCGAAAGGATCATTGATCATTGGAAGATGTTGTGATATTAAATGTTGTTTTATTTTTCAACTCATTTCTATATTAATGAGTTAAATTTTTCAACTCATTTCTATATTAATGAGTTAAATATAAATTAACTCATATTAAATTTAAActtaaattaattttataaaatcaactaatttaaattaatttttttccaCATCAAAGAAGCACTTCACCCATGTGAGAACCAAAATTTCTGCTTAATTAGTTCCCAAAAATCAGAGGGAAATGATATTTTTATAAACTTAAAATTATGCTTCGAAAATGTCTTCTCATATCACTGAGTGGAATGGTGCCATAATTTAAGTCCTACACGTTATCCTTGTTCGAAAACCTGACCAAGTCAAATACACGCACATTTCACACGTGGTTCAATAACATACCGTAAATCATTAATTACAAGCAATGTTTTTAGTATCGTTTGACGCAACAATATCAATTGATAACTTTATTGAAGTTGGCCGGTAAGAATCATAGTTGTATTGTTtctttgtattttttttttataatgtTAATTTGTATCcaattttttataaattaaaagtttttattaaaaaataaaataaaattattaattatgATCTTGTATTAAATTTATCTTATAACTTTTaagatttttttattttatttatctcTTAAGGATATAAGTTAGTATTATCCATTTTGTATTTTTAATTGGATTGTTTCTTTGTATTTTCGCCtcactacgccaaacaagaccttagacagcgctttttttggccttagacagcgctttaaagcgctgtctaaacctccgctgctaaaggtttagacagcgctttttgaaatcttaaaagcgctgtcttagcccccccccttagacagcgctttggccaaaagcgctttctaagaccctcctattttaatttttttaggtataccttagacagcgcttttggccaaagcgctgtctaggggggggggggcttagacagcgcttttcaaaaagcgctgtctaaaccccccctattttaatttttttaggtataccttagacagcgcttaaggcaaaagcgctgtctaagggggggggggcttagacagcgcttttcaagaagcgctgtctaagcccccgcccttagacagcgcttttgcctaaagcgctttctaatcccccctttagacagcgctttttccaaaagcgctgtctaatgtatacgaaattttttgaagcttttgttttaaaccacattttttccaggtttataaaccagaatttctacctgttttcaaccagattttgacagacagttatcacattttatacatgccattttggccttttttctaacaatttttggctaacaaatatatatatataccaattcaaaccaattttgccttaaatgtatcaaaatatatacaaatttatgtacacatttacaagtcattacatatactacaaatgtacacattaattacacaaatttatgaaaaaactttgagctctatcatgaattgacaccactcctctttgatttcgtccacttgatcctttgtataaaatgcacacttgaattcctcaaagtactacataataatataacatattttgaattaattccaactatttaattatatgagatatgtgtaaatataaaaataactcataagttagaaatacatacatcggtgggaatcactaatcggcccaaagcaagagtatcccgcataaacctcaacacgaaatacccgcaatctatttgattacgttgttgaggacactacatgaaaaaaaaatatggattataaatcctaagttttatcaagtgtcatcactaatataataaaaaatgtggtaattaaaaatataccgccactttaatccatgtaatgcggttggcgctcctccttgaggtttggatatctcgttgggtccgaaaagcttgtaggacgctaataaaataaaaatgaagcaattagaacaattcacataaactaagaaaaattttgaacattctcacttacgtgtcaattaggtccttcatatccgggtatgttgtccaatcatttcctaacgagtcaagataatacacaatttctcggatatgattgattgcgagcaacaaccaatgtccactgtaatgattaggcaaatgttagatggtaacttggaaaataattataatagatgaatttagaatgaaatgctaacccggtattaaacggtataaaaaacaacttctccgcatctttattgtccatgaggatccgaagaacatactctgtcacggtatgcggtctacttaagattaaacctaagttgacgctcgcgggtgctaagaatccgaatgactcgtccaaatcattggggcgcatcaatttgtcatacaaaaacctaatataaaaacatcattaacacctcttttgaaacataaagtaaaccggattaacataaagtaaacatcattaacataagttgtttaattaataaaacaaagtagaccggatttacctaatatatgtattgacaacgttgacgccgatttcttcatgaccaaaaacttgcatgaagtcttcattaccaatcatttggtcgtgatcaaagccgaaaatcccttcctccatatgtatagtccgaacacctccggccggtatatcggtcatctctagaaatgtcctgaggcacgacctatacttggtggtaggttttttcctagctacggtcttcttagcaccagaactttttacccgtgcggaggcgttgctaacctcttttttttgttgtgcggaggcattgctaacctcattttcttttgatttggattttgtgggagtctatttaacataaccaaggaaaatatgtaagtaaaattttaagcataaattttaaactttgaatatacacattaaagttaacataagttttaagcatacctcatatcctacgcatatgaggtttgtcggccatgcaacaaacgaacctactgcttcgtgcaccgttgttgcatccgaatcatcgctaggatatggtaatgctgcattcggctcaactgcaatatcaactgataccttcaaacatccagcagggagctctctagtgtagagtaatactccgctaacgttatgcacttttcccttgccaaccatccgatagtatggtgacgcCAAATACAGttgacaatgggaaatgccctaaaaccaataataacaagaaatcgttaatgtgtatatatgtcaaatacataatttaagcaaatagttcattttaagacaattatatgtaattacctctggaatgttcggctgaaaggtacagttgatactgtttttgtccgaagcatctctgtataccgttgaggcgctagcctctctttctctcctcaatgcatcaagctcagcttgcatggcttccaatcttgcatgaagctcccgattactaggagcctttccttttttaacactgagggaggtcggagtgactccaaatcccttacccctcacccgaccagaatactcagggacatctaatgcccgactaagtatgctcttagtatcatcgggagatagttagtatcggtaattgaaaaaacataattgataccgtataattaagggccaaatgattgtacctttatctcactccaaattttttctttggagtctttcaactctttatttctccaatcatcacatgtaatgggaatttcattccttactagtgcaccgatgaaactagttaaggtatgcccattaggttctataagttgtccctggttgttccaagagacatctagtatgatgcctcgagatcttccttggaccacccttcgcattactgtgatgcctcttcgaatttcttcttccgcggatactttactaacttcctcatgttggtcatcagccatgtctaacctgtaataaaccaaggaaaccatcaaatatcaaatataacttataatcaaagcaattgaaaacaaaaaaataaagaaatcatgcattatcagatataacttataatcaaagcaattgaaaacaaaattataatgaaatcatgcattatcacatataacttataatcaaaacaaatgaaaaaaataaaataaagaaaccatggataatttacctaagtcactaacatctctttcttttctttgttggaatattaatcacttgtttcttagcaatgcgtacggatgaattgatccaaattccctcattatgatcgtttcttatatatgactcatccggtataagatcctcaacttcatcatttctattcaactcattccgtctaatgcatgactcattctcaacatcaatatcacattgatcgacaccgctatcatcagtcactttgttagagaaaagcactatagaccattttgtactcttcgggtcattcatatagaacacttgtttagcttgagatgctagaataaaaggttcatctttgtaccccaccctagtaagatcaacttgcaaaaatccagacttatccattcgtatgccactactattcacccacttgcaaccaaagatgggaatctgaaacttctcgtaatcaaacacccaaatgtgctcaataactccaaaatatgacaaatttgcatatttggggtttaagtccttcatacttgatatatgcattgcttcagctagcacggtgacaccactattttgcatagtactcttatcatcttgttctttggtataaaatgtgtatccattaattgaatacgcgctatgagaaaacacatgcaaacttggaccatatgccaaacatctcaacctttctgttaccgaagaaggatctgaagagcgcttcaaataaatatgatccttcaaccattgtatgaaactttgattgtgctctataactatccaattttcatttctgttcggatttaaccttcggagtacatccttgtgcatttcaacatatggctcaacctcattattattgtgcagaacatacaaatgaacttgatcccgttcatcccttgatattgtcacaattttattcccaattaattttttaccttccattttgtcgaaaatctgagctctggggagtccaatcgattgaacgttagacaaatattcagtacaaaactcaacagcttcttcaacaatgtatcgttcaacaatacaaccctctggtcgacttcgggatttcacgtacccttttaatattttcatataccgttcagcagggtacatccatctcatataagctggtccacacaactgtgtctctttcacaagatgaacaactaaatgaaccattatgtcaaaaaaagacagaggaaaatacatttcaagctcacacaaggtaattacaatctctttttgtagtgttggtaagatctcgggatcgatcaccttactacaaattgacctaaagaaaaaacacaatttagttatggcacttcttactttttctggcaaaatagaacgtatacctatcggtagaaaatgttccattataacatggcaatcatgtgtcttcaaattcttcaacttgaggtctttcatagaaacaagtcttctgatatcagatgagtatccttctggaaccttaacttcactcagagacttacacaaaatttttttctcctttctagataaagtaaaagcagcaggtggtagatatgttcgtcttcctttcttcacgggtgctaattcagttctcattcccatttttaacatgtcctcccttgctttaaggccatccttagacttgccttttatattgagtaatgtaccgataacactttcaaatacgtttttttcaatatgcataacatcgagaaaatgtctcacgtacaaagacttccaatatggcaattcaaaaaatatcgaccttttcttccacccacctttcacaatcttatgtgcaaaaggcttgccaaactcagtacgcacatctttcaccttttcaaaaacttgttcacctgacaatgcgggtggagctctacgatgttcagtgtctccattgaatgcttttctccacccacggtagtgatgtttagaatgtaagaatctacgatgaccgagaaacacattcttctggcaaagttctaatcgaatcgtatcggttccgtcttcacaaacaggacacgcacgttgacctttaatgctatacccagatagattcccgtatcctggaaaatcattaattgtgccaaataacatcgccctcaaattgaaactttctttcctatatccatcataaacctccacaccgttctcccacaaaatctttaaatcttcgatcagaggtgtcaagtatacgtctatgtcattccctggttgtttaggaCCAGAGATTAACAgagataacatcatgtacttacgcttcatacatagccacggaggtaggttataaatcataagaatcacaggccatgtggtatgtgagatactttgaagaccatgtgggttcattccatcagtagataatgccaatcgaaggtttcttgcttctgatccaaactcaggataatcattatcaatcttcgaccactgtggtgaatcagccggatgccgatactttccatcaataattctttcatctgcatgccaagtaagatgtcttgcatcggtttcactacgaaacatgcgcctaaatctcggaattatcggaaaataccataagacttttgcgggagataatcttttcttatatcgagacaaaccgcatttagggcactcagttaacattgcatattcgttacgaaacaaaatgcaatcgttaggacaagcatgtatcttatcatagctcatgccaatagagcacaacattttttttgcctcataggttcgattaggaagaacgttatcatccggtagcatttctctcataagggccaacaactctgtgaaacttttatccgaccatccattgtccgcctttaagttgtacaactttaataccgcagaaagtcttgagaatttagtgcaaccgttgtacaacggtttctctgcatcgcttaccatcctcttaaacatttcaggacaatcatgaagatcttcttccagtgcttctacaatctcttcaactcgatcacaatcgtatgtttccgtgtctttgtcgtatgaagcataggtcgtattactttttccactcgattcaacattctcgttaattttctcaccatgaaatatccagcaccgataactttgatcaattccatgcctcagcaaatgcgatttcaatccatgtgcgtcaaccttaccaatataacaacaacgcaagcaaggacaatgcattcgtctggggttttcagcgtgttgaacagc from Lathyrus oleraceus cultivar Zhongwan6 chromosome 1, CAAS_Psat_ZW6_1.0, whole genome shotgun sequence includes:
- the LOC127115898 gene encoding glutaredoxin-C9, producing MYQAIPYRACVSTVTRDLPITGGIHETSVITMVSENAVIIIGTRGCCLCHVVKRLLQGLGVNPPVYEVDQDRETAVVAQLSTHASATETVQFPAVFVGGKLLGGLERVMASHISGELVPILKDAGALWL